The genomic stretch GTCTCGCCGGCGTCGCCGACATCCGCGACGAGACCTCGGGTCGTACCGGGCAGCGCCTGGTCATCGTGCTGAAGCGTGACGCGGTCGCCAAGGTCGTGCTCAACAACCTGTACAAGCACACCCAGCTGCAGGAGAACTTCGGCGCGAACATGCTCGCCATCGTCGACGGGGTGCCCCGCACCCTGGCGCTCGACGGCTTCATCAGCGCGTGGGTCGACCACCAGGTCGAGGTCATCGTCCGCCGCACCCAGTTCCGTCTGCGCGAAGCCGAGAAGCGTGCGCACATCCTGCGCGGCTACCTGGCCGCGCTCGACGCCCTCGACGAGGTCATCGCGCTCATCCGCCGGTCGCCCGACGTCGAGGAGGCCCGCAACGGCCTGATGGAGCTGCTCTCCGTCGACGAGATCCAGGCACGCGCGATCCTCGAACTCCAGCTGCGTCGTCTGGCCGCCCTCGAGCGCCAGAAGATCCACGAGGAGGCCGAGGCCCTCGAGCTGAAGATCGCCGACTTCGAGGACATCCTCGCCCGACCGGAGCGCCAGCGCACGATCATCATCGACGAGCTCACCGAGATCGTCGACCGCTTCGGGGACGACCGTCGCACCGAGATCATGCTCGGCTTCGACGGCGACATGAGCATGGAAGACCTCATCCCCGAGGAAGAGGTCGTCGTCACCATCACCCGCGGTGGCTACGTCAAGCGCACCCGCAGCGACCAGTACCGCTCGCAGCACCGCGGCGGCCGTGGTGTCCGTGGCGCCCAGCTCCGTGCGGACGACGTCGTCGACCACTTCTTCGTCACCACGACGCACCACTGGCTGCTGTTCCTCACCGACCAGGGCCGCGTCTACCGGGCCAAGGCGTACGAGCTGCAGGAAGCCGGGCGTGACGCCAAGGGCCAGCACTCGGCGAACCTCCTGGCCATGCAGCCGGACGAGAAGATCCAGCAGGTCCTCGACATCCGCGACTACGAGGCGGCGCAGTACCTGGTGCTCGCCACCGAGCAGGGTCTCGTGAAGAAGACGGCGCTCACCGAGTACGACACCAACCGCACCGGTGGCATCATCGCGATCAACCTCCGCGAGGGCGACAAGCTCCGGTCCGCACTGCTCGTCGACGAGCACGACGACCTGCTGCTGGTGTCGCGCCACGGCATGTCGCTGCGCTTCACGGCGACGAACGACACGCTCCGCCCGATGGGTCGCTCGACCTCCGGCGTGAAGGGCATGTCCTTCCGCGGGGACGACTCGCTGCTGTCGGCATCGGTCGTCTCGGACGACGGCTTCGTCTGGGTGATGACCGAGGGCGGCTACGCCAAGCGCACCTCGGTCGACCAGTACCGCATCCAGGGCCGTGGTGGTCTCGGCATCAAGGTGGCCCGTCTGGCCGCCGATCGAGGCGACCTGGTCGGTGCCCTGATCGTCGGTGAGGACGACGAGGTGCTCGTCGTGCTGCAATCGGGCAAGGTGGTAAGGTCTGCCGTGGCCGAGGTCCCAGCCAAGGGCCGGGACACGATGGGGGTCGTCTTCGCGCGGTTCGCGGAGAACGACCGGATCATCGCTGTGGCCCGCAACAGTGAGCGGAACCTGGACGACCAGGAGGACGCCGAGATCGAGCCTGCAGGCCCGGTCGAGACCGTCAGCCCGGACGAAGCGGTCGCCGACGCCGCCGACGCAGAGCTCGTGGAGGAAGTCTCCACCGACGCACTGCCCACCGACGCCGCGCCTGTCGAGGCCGGAGAGGACGAGTCAAGCAATGAGTAGTGTCGCCGAGAAGCTCCAGCGGAAGGCGAAGCGGCCCGTCGGGACTCGTCAGGTCCGACTCCGCCTGGTCTACGTCGACTTCTGGTCGATGGTGAAGCTGTCCTTCCTCATCGCCCTGGCCGGCTCGATCGTGATCGTCGTCGCCACGGCGCTGGTGTGGGTCATCCTCAACCAGACCGGTGTGTTCGACCAGATCGACAGCCTGTTGAAGGACGTCACCGGTCAGAACAGTTACTCGATCATGGACCAGTTCTCGCTGGGCCAAGTCCTCGGGTTCTCGATCGTCGTCGGCATCCTCAACGTCGTCGTCGGGACCGTGCTCGGCGCCATCGTCAGCGTCCTGTACAACCTCAGCGTGCGGATCACGGGCGGCGTGCTCGTGGGCTTCACCAACAACTGACCCGGTCCGGGTGGGCCGACTCGCTCGATTTCGCTCCGGCGCGATCGTGGGGTAGGCTTTCATCCGGTCTGAGGGGCTATAGCTCAGGCGGTTAGAGCGCTTCGCTGATAACGAAGAGGTCCAAGGTTCAAGTCCTTGTAGCCCCACCACAATTCAACTCCCGCGTCGGAAGTCTCGGCGTTGCGGCCCGTTCGGTCGCTTCGGGGCCTTAGCTCAGTTGGTAGAGCGCTGCCTTTGCAAGGCAGATGTCAGGAGTTCGAATCTCCTAGGCTCCACTCGAGAAGCCCCTGGTTGCGACTGTGTCGCTGCCCAGGGGCTTCGTTCTTTGCCCATACGCGCCGCCGCCCCTGCGGCGCGTATGGGTCGCCGGCGTGGCCGTTGAGCGCTGCCCGGGTTCGGCGTGCCCACCCTCGGTCCGCCGGCTCGCCGTGGGTCTCGCGTCGAGAGGTCACGAGTCGTCGGTTGGCGGGCCTCCAGGCGACGGTTCGTGACCGGTCGGCGGATCTCCTGCGGGGTGTCGTGGCAGGTCGGGCGGCGGCGCCTGGTGGCCGAGGTCGCAGGACCTGCCGTGTGGTGGTCGTCGAGGTCGCCCGAACTGCCGGGGCCGGCGACGTGCGGCGGCAGGTTGTGCGACTTCGGCGGGTGGGTGGCGGCGTGTTGTGCGACCTCGACGCCGGGAGGTGGCGTGTGGCCGAGGTCGCAGGACGTGCCGTGTGGTGGTCGTCGGAGTCGCCCGATCTGCCGGGGCCGGCGACGTGCGGCGGCAGGTTGTGCGACGTTGGCGGGTGGGTGGCGGCGTGCTGTGCGACCTCGACGCCGGGAGGTGGCGTGTGGCCGAGGTCGCAGGACCTGCCGTGTGCTGGTCGTCGAGGTCGCCCGAACTGCCGGGGCCGGCGACGTGCGGCGGCACGTTGTGCGACGTCGGCGGGTGGGATGCGGCGTGTTGTGCGACCTCGCGGCGAGGGGCAAGGGGCGTGGGCGGGGTCCGGCGGGCGAAGGCACGCGCACCCCGGGGACGACGAAGGGCCCCGGCGCAGTGCCGGGGCCCTTCGAGCGAACCAGGAGATCAGGCGGCGGGCTTGCCCGCGTTGTCCGCGTCATCGGCGACCCAGAGGTCGTCGTCGGCACGGAGCGTCTGGTACGCGGCGTACGCAGCACCGGCGACTGCCACGACACCGACGATGATGAGGGCGACCCCACCGAAACCGATGCCCTTCTTCGGTGCGACGGCCGGAACGTACTTGCCGGCAGCCTTGCGCGCGGTCTTGCTGCGCTTCTGTGCTTCCTTCACGATCTTCTGCACGCGGGGGTCCTTCGCCAGGTCCCCGACGCTGAGCACGGAGCCAGCGGTGGAGATGAGGCCGGGAACGACCTCCGACTGGAACCGGTGCGAGGCGTTCTGTGCTGCCGAGGTCGCAGCGTGCACCCCGGTCGCGACCGCGGGACGGAGCCCGTTGTCGATCGCGTTCTGCACGCGGGGAGCGAAGTCCTTGCGCGCAGCATCTGCTGCGTGCTCACGGGCCTCGGTCAGGATGGCGTTCGCGTGCTCCAGGACCTTCCGCTGCTCACCGAGCAGTGAGGCGGTCTTGCCCTTGAGCTTCTTGATCTGCTTCCGGCGCTTGCGCGGGATCTCGATCGACATTCGGTACCTCCATGGCTCGACGTGACCCCATCCTGCCACCCGAGTGCCTGACAGGTCACAGAACCCTGGCTGTGGGTCCCGTGCACATCCAGCGGCACATGCGAGAATCGGGTCATGTCTCTGCACACCGCTGTCGCAACGATCCACACCAACAAGGGCGACATCCGCGTCAACCTGTTCGGCAACCACGCACCGAAGACCGTCCAGAACTTCGTCGGTCTCGCGACCGGCACCCAGGAGTGGACGCACCCCGGCACCGGCAAGGTGTCGACCGACAAGCTCTACGACGGTGTCGTCTTCCACCGCATCATCAAGGACTTCATGATCCAGGGCGGCGACCCGCTCGGTCAGGGCATCGGCGGCCCGGGCTACCGCTTCGACGACGAGATCTCCCCGGAGCTCACGTTCCAGAACCCGTACATCTTCGCCATGGCGAACGCCGGCCTGCAGGGTGGCCGTGGCACCAACGGCTCGCAGTTCTTCATCACCACGGTGGCGACTCCCTGGCTGCAGGGAAAGCACACCATCTTCGGTGAGGTCGCCGACGACGAGTCGCGTGCCGTCGTCGACGCGATCGAGGGTGTCCCGACCGACGGTCGTGACAAGCCCGTCGAGGACGTCGTCATCCAGAGCATCGACGTCGAGGACGTCTGAACCGAGTGACCGACTCCACCTCGGCTTCGTCCAACACCTGTTACCGGCACCCTGACCGGCAGAGCTTCGTGCTCTGCCAGCGCTGCGGGCGGACCATCTGCCCGGAGTGCCAGACGCCGGCAGCGGTTGGGGTGCACTGCCCCGAGTGCGTGCGTGAGCAGCGGGCGAAGTTCACCGAGAACCGTCGCGCTTCCGGTCCGAGCAGCCTGACGGTCGCTCGGCGCCGGTTCGCGATGCTCGACCAGAAGGGGACCGTCGTCCTCATCGCGGTCTCGGTCGCCATCTGGCTGCTCGACCAGGTGTCGGGTGGGTTCCTGAGCCAGTGGCTCGCGTACAACTCGGCCCTGCTGCCGACCCAGCCGTGGCGCATCGTCACCGTGCTGTTCGTGCACTCGGGCGTCTTCCACATCCTGTTCAACATGTTGGCGCTGTTCATCTTCGGACGGATGCTCGAGAACATGTTGGGCACGTGGCGGTTCCTGGCGCTCTACTTCATCTCGGGCATCGCCGGTTCGATGCTCGTGACGTTCCTGGCTCCGGGGACATGGGTCGTCGGCGCCTCGGGAGCGATCTTCGGGTTGTTCGCGGCGTTCTTCGTGCTGCAGCGCAGCCTCGGCAACAACGCCGTGCAGTTGCTCGTGATCATCGGGCTCAACCTGGTGATCGGGTTCCTGCCCGGCACGAACATCTCGTGGCAGGCCCACGTGGGCGGTGTGCTCGCCGGCTTCGTGACCGGGTTCGTGTTCTCGCGGACGCGCAACGTCCGGCAGCGCGGGTTGCAGATGACGCTGCTCGCCCTGGAGGCCGTGGTCGCCATCGCGCTCTGCTTCGTCGGGTACGCGGTCACCACCGGCTGACGCCTGGATACACCAGAACGCCCCGTCGCTCTCGCGACGGGGCGTTCTGTCGTTGGTGCGTGATGTTGATCCGTCTCGGGCTCCGATGCCGTGCCGAACTGCGTGCCGAACGCCGAACGCCGAACGCCGATCGCCGATCGCCGAACGCCGATGCCGTGACGTGCCTGGCTGTGATGCCACGCCACGCCGTGCTGGGTGTGCCGTGATGCCGAGGCTCGCCGTCCCCTCCTGTGCCGTCCTGGGTGTGCCGAGGCTCGCCCTCCCTCCCGTCCCTGGGCGGGTGTGCCGTGTGGTGCCGAGACCCGCGGTCCCGTCCTGTGTCGGGGTGGGTGTGCCGTGTGGTGCCGAGACCCGCGGTCCCCTCCTGTGTCGGGATGGGTGTGCCGTGTGGTGCCGAGACCCGCGGTCCCCTCCTGTGTCGGGATGGGCGTGCCGCATCGTGCGAGACCCGCTGAGTCTCGCTGTACCGTCCAGTCCAGTCCCGTCCCGTCCCGGGCCGAGACTTGCCTCGGCGTGCCGTTCCGTCCCGTCTCGTTCCGTGCCGTGTTCCGGCGCCATGCATGCTGGGCCGTGCCGTGCCGTGCCGTGCCGCGGCGTGTGGTGCCGACACGCACCGAGTCGCGCCGTGCGGTGTTGCGGTGGCGTGCGGGTTGCGCGGTGGCGAGCTGAGCCGTGCAGGCTGCGACGGTGGGACGCGCCGTGCCCTGCAGCGGGGCGGCGCCGGCTGGGCGCGAGCGA from Curtobacterium sp. MCLR17_032 encodes the following:
- the gyrA gene encoding DNA gyrase subunit A, coding for MADDNENGADEPEIVHGDSGDIVVSGDRISQVDLQLEMQRSYLDYAMSVIVGRALPEVRDGLKPVHRRVIYAMYDGGYRPDRAFSKCSRVVGDVMGQFHPHGDSAIYDALVRLVQPWSLRYPLALGQGNFGSPGNDGAAAPRYTETKMAPLALEMVRDIEEETVDFQDNYDGRTQEPSILPARFPNLLVNGSVGIAVGMATNIPPHNLREVASGAVWALEHPDATREELLEALMQRIKGPDFPTGAQILGTRGIVDAYRTGRGSITMRAVVSVEEIQGRTCLVVTELPYQVNPDNLAIKIAELVKDGRLAGVADIRDETSGRTGQRLVIVLKRDAVAKVVLNNLYKHTQLQENFGANMLAIVDGVPRTLALDGFISAWVDHQVEVIVRRTQFRLREAEKRAHILRGYLAALDALDEVIALIRRSPDVEEARNGLMELLSVDEIQARAILELQLRRLAALERQKIHEEAEALELKIADFEDILARPERQRTIIIDELTEIVDRFGDDRRTEIMLGFDGDMSMEDLIPEEEVVVTITRGGYVKRTRSDQYRSQHRGGRGVRGAQLRADDVVDHFFVTTTHHWLLFLTDQGRVYRAKAYELQEAGRDAKGQHSANLLAMQPDEKIQQVLDIRDYEAAQYLVLATEQGLVKKTALTEYDTNRTGGIIAINLREGDKLRSALLVDEHDDLLLVSRHGMSLRFTATNDTLRPMGRSTSGVKGMSFRGDDSLLSASVVSDDGFVWVMTEGGYAKRTSVDQYRIQGRGGLGIKVARLAADRGDLVGALIVGEDDEVLVVLQSGKVVRSAVAEVPAKGRDTMGVVFARFAENDRIIAVARNSERNLDDQEDAEIEPAGPVETVSPDEAVADAADAELVEEVSTDALPTDAAPVEAGEDESSNE
- a CDS encoding DUF3566 domain-containing protein, translated to MSSVAEKLQRKAKRPVGTRQVRLRLVYVDFWSMVKLSFLIALAGSIVIVVATALVWVILNQTGVFDQIDSLLKDVTGQNSYSIMDQFSLGQVLGFSIVVGILNVVVGTVLGAIVSVLYNLSVRITGGVLVGFTNN
- a CDS encoding peptidylprolyl isomerase: MSLHTAVATIHTNKGDIRVNLFGNHAPKTVQNFVGLATGTQEWTHPGTGKVSTDKLYDGVVFHRIIKDFMIQGGDPLGQGIGGPGYRFDDEISPELTFQNPYIFAMANAGLQGGRGTNGSQFFITTVATPWLQGKHTIFGEVADDESRAVVDAIEGVPTDGRDKPVEDVVIQSIDVEDV
- a CDS encoding rhomboid family intramembrane serine protease; translated protein: MREQRAKFTENRRASGPSSLTVARRRFAMLDQKGTVVLIAVSVAIWLLDQVSGGFLSQWLAYNSALLPTQPWRIVTVLFVHSGVFHILFNMLALFIFGRMLENMLGTWRFLALYFISGIAGSMLVTFLAPGTWVVGASGAIFGLFAAFFVLQRSLGNNAVQLLVIIGLNLVIGFLPGTNISWQAHVGGVLAGFVTGFVFSRTRNVRQRGLQMTLLALEAVVAIALCFVGYAVTTG